The Phaseolus vulgaris cultivar G19833 chromosome 10, P. vulgaris v2.0, whole genome shotgun sequence DNA window TTCCTTCCTTTATTTGGTGGACTTGAAAAGCACTTCTAGCCCACAAAAACTAAAGCTAAAAAGCATTATAAAAAGGAACTTCAAGCATATGTTTTTAGTGTGGGCACAAGGaagtttattataaaatagtaccaacattttcttttttcctCCTTCAAGTTCATGTGGTTAAGTTATCCTTATATAACTTTTGAGATTGTGAAATTTTCTTAGGAAAATCATACATGGAGAATTTATAAATAGTTatctctaaaaaaataaaagacatgaaataagttttttaataagttaaaattaatttaatacacaagtaaaaattatcttttttttttataaaaaaaaacacgttTAAACGACCCTattgaaatatgaaatataCAAGTAAAAGTCATTATAACTTGAGTTACTTTTGTTTAGTTTGAATTTCTTTAATACAATGAAATATAAAATCCACAGACAAAACTACATTTTCTTACAATAATTATCTAAAGATCATATAAAAATTTACATTGACTATGCATAGCTATTAAATTCGAAATATATATGTAAAtgggaaaatgaaaaaaaaaatatggcgCATGAACAAGGTGGAATGATATTTGTGGGACAACTCAAAACCATGAACTCGGTGTTTCAATTGTTTTCCAACAAATCCACGTGTCTCTTCCTTCAAATTGCTTAATTATATCAACATCTTGTAGGTAAAGTAATAATAACATTGAGAAactcatttttaatttaaaaaatatgagttggaaattttatataattacaaataaactttattatcttaaaactttatattaaaagtaaatattcATCTTATATATAGTTGGTGATGATTTATTTATAGTAGTCAAAATTTCATCACACATATAAATTCACGAGGCATGAACATGTGGTGAGAAAATTTTAGGATCATAGTGACTAGCTAAGGGTCTAAGATGGCTTTTGAGTTGACACATTTTATGTAGAATTCTTGGTTAATTTGGAACACGGGTGACATTGGTAGATCATATCGTTCCTGTTTCACATTTTCTGCATTTTAAACTTGTAATGTTTCAACctatattaatgtttttttggGAAAGTGTCTGGATTGCAATTGTTGGTGAGATCTAGAGGCATATGAATAAATTCATCTTTAAAGGTGGAGTAATAGaccattttgatttttttttcttttgtccaACTAAATATCTGGTCTTGAATTACATCTAAAGTTGTGCACGCCTGTTTTTTCTAGTCGAATTGGTGTCTAAACCTGTTAATGTGTTGGTTTATGATTAAAAGTCTttgacttcacagatttttAGTTTGAGTAGGATGCTTGTGTGGTGTTATTATATTTCTCTGTTTAGTAGCTTAAGTTCAGTTGAGTGGAATAACTGGTTATTTCCGGTTTgatttgtaaatagtgttggACCACCCTGaaatgattcatatttatttattctttctttcTGATAAAAGAATATGACTTTTGAGCAAAATATATTAACCCCACAAAAATTATTGCATTGATGATGAAGTTTTGAAGGAAAAAATCTTTGAACTTTGCATGTTTAGGTTGGAGTATATGATGATGGTGGGAAGCAAAAATGAAGCTAACAAAGAAGAGCAAAGTAATGACTTGGGAAAGATTTTAAACTTCATTGTCTCACCATAATTAGGAGAGCATTATTAAGACTTTCAAAATCTTTACACCTGTATCAACCAGGATTATTTATAATGACATCATCTCTATTTGCATTTGTATGgaaaaattcaaactttttcaaTTACATCAATAAGAACAATAAGGTTTAATATTTGCTTCTGTTAATCCAAGAAATGTATCAATAAGTTTGTTAATTTCTCCTAAATTACCCATTTCGTAAAGCTTCAAAATGagaatttgtaaatttaaatttgtacaTTGCTACGTGAatgaatattaatttataaaaaaaatttagaagtgaattttaagttaAACTTAATCTTACAAAACCAAACGTTAAATCTTAAACTCTAAACCTTAATTCTTTTTCCAAATTGCACAAACTTCTTATAAAATATACGACTTTCTGGAGGTAGATGATGATATCTATACAAATGAATCTTCTATATATCGCACAATGAAGTACCATATGAGTGGGTATATAAGAATCCAAATCTGTCGCTCATATTATGATATTCTATAACCTAGGTCTTTTCGTTCATTCATCTGACTTATGTTCTTCATATAACATTCAGATCGAATGACTCTATGAAATTACATAGCTACTTTCACATGGTACGAAATAACGTATGAGACATCTACTAATATACTATGAAATTTCTTATATTTAGTGACGTGAGTTCTTTAACTTCAAAAATAAACTAACTATGAATGAGAAGTTAGGAAGGAAAGACTAGATTTTAATTTCCTAATCATCATTAGAggctatttttttcttaaacataAGACCCATGGATTGAtctattacaaaaaaaaaggtATAAGGTTAAGTCAAATGTGAAGGTAAgattcatttataaatatttaacaaatattaatatatccTTTATGGATAACCATAACTAAAGACAttattaattttcatataaATCATGTTTAAAATGTGCATATGATTAGCTGGGAAAATCAAGCTAAATGATTTTCCAccaaaaaaaattggaaacaaGAGTGTTGTTTCCTATACAAGGTGACAACTAGCATGAGCCTCCACCTCTATTTTGTGCTGATGCAGCTGGCACATTCCCCTTTATACTTTATTAATTGGTAATGCAGAAGTAAAGGTAAAGGAAAAATCAGATTTTGGTTCTAAAATTCAGTCAAAAACAAAACACCAtttaaaaagaaggaaaaaaccTTAACCAATTATATTAGTTGTCACTTTCTTGTAGAACtgaaaattataatattctTTGTACATGTTCCATTGGTCATCTAATTTGAATATTAAACGTAATTGTGAAGAAATAATGCAGTATTATATTCATAGACCTTGACACAGAAGCAATCCTTCTCTATATAAACCAACTCTtgcctctcttctttctccccCTTCTCCCTCTTGCTTCCTACAGCAACTTTGCATTGTCTTCTAACTTTGCTTCTCCATaccctcttcttctttttcctttcccATCATTCATTGTTCCCTCTTTGGTAAGCTAATAGCTTGGTCTATTCTTTCATGCAAACCATTCTATTTGgttcttttttttctctgcaCCATTGTCCTGAATCCTTCACTTTTGATTTTCAATCAGCCATGTCTTCATCACCCTTCAAACATAATTAAGACAAGGCCATGAGTACCATGATCATGAGTTTTGAGGTTTTGCCTGGAAATTTACCAGCATGGAACCAGATTTTGGAATAAAGAACAATAGCTGCCATAAATCTTTTATTTAGaaatgtgttttctaaaaaatatgCATTGCTGTAAAGCGATGTCTTTTTTCTTGGACAATCCACTTGGTACTTTCAGTTGGATCGTGAAAGCTTGTTGAATGAGCAAATTGTATGCTTTCAAAAGTTTTTTCACTTTTGGAAGTGGTTTTCTCTGTCACATGAACTCTGTTCCAAGGTTTTATTAATGGGTTTGTTCCCTTTCACACAAGTCCATTTCTTGTGGCTTCaaagttttataatttaaagCAAGGGTTACCAAGTTTCTTTAAGTTCTGTGCCACCAAAGGGGCACTGTTtcactgttttattttttaattcaatccATTCCACTGGCTGTGAATTGTCCACTCAGAAACTTCACAAAGCCTTATCCTAACTGGTTTGGATTGCCCCCTTATTTGTCTCCCCTTGTGGACACTTTAACCACTTTTGGTGTTAATGAGTAAAAAAAGTCATCTATATCTGGTTCCATAAAGCCATGGAGAATCAAAATGAATTGgcctataaatttttattggtTCAAATGAAGCTTTCATGGAACTTACACACTTTTTTTTCTGTTCTATGTTTAAGGCTTTGAAATGGAGTTCGAAGACCGCTTCAGACACCAGGCTCAGAGACCAAAATATGATTGCCTTCTTTTTGGTGAGCCTTGTGTTGCTATCAGAACAACTTTAAAATACCAAAATGAATTTCCTTATTCATGTATGCTGTGTTATAACTCTGAGATTCTTCTGCAGATTTAGATGATACTTTGTATCCCCTCAAATCTGGTATTGCAGAAGCATGTCTCAAAAATATTAAAGGTAAGCCACTGTGCCATATATCTATGTCACAGCATTCTCAGAAATGACTTTGTAATTTTGTACTCACGTGAGTGGTATCATTGATCACAGACTACATGGTTGAGAAGCTTGGCATACACCCTAGCAAAATTGATGACTTGTCCAACCTACTTTACAAGAATTATGGAACAACTATGGCTGGTCTAAGGGTATGTTTCCTTATCATATTCCCTGTGAAATTGGTTTCCATTATTAAATTCTTGAAACACTAACACCCataattgtttttgtttcattttttattcaGGCAATTGGATATGACTTTGACTATGATGAGTATCATAGGTACCTTAGCCTTTTTCTTTTGCCCCATCACTTTCAAACTGataaaaaagtgtttttttttctttcaaatgataaaaagtgtttttttctttcaaaacttGTGTTTATTTTGAAATGGTGACATTGGTTTGTTAATCACTGCTTGCAGTTTTGTTCATGGGAGATTACCTTATGAGAACCTAAAACCAGACCCAGTTCTGAGGAACCTGTTGCTGAGCCTGCCCTATAGGAAACTTGTAAGTTGTTCTATGACCAATATGGAAAAGCAGTAAAATAAGTCACATAAGATGGTGCATAATATCTAATGTGACCTTTATTGCTTCTCTTGTTTTTGTGAACAGATCTTCACAAATGCAGACAAAGTCCACGCAGCTAAGGCACTTAACAGGCTTGGATTAGAAGACTGCTTTGAAGGAATCATATGCTTTGAGACCCTTAATCCCATCCACAAGAGCACTGTTTCTGATGATGAAGATGACATTGAGTTTGTGGGATCAAGGACAACCACTCCAACCACTACTAGTAATGGTCCAGCCACTTCTCAAATCTTTAACATCATAGAACATTTTGCTAAGCCCAATCCCAGTACAATCTTGCCAAAGACACCAATTATTTGCAAACCATCAGAAAATGCCATTGAATTGGCCCTCAAGATAGCCGACCTTAAACCTCAAAGAACAGTAAGAAATTTACCCTTTACAAGCTTCATGATTTCAAGCTAAAATACCCTTTCAACAGAGttaattatcttaaatttacaAGGTTTCAACTTAATCTCCAAAATGGTCTTGCTTTTCTTAGTTTATCACGTCAAGTTATTCCACTCAGtaacacataaaaaattgtgaaaaatgtCACATCAGATTAACGTTTGTGACCTCAGTCAATTAAGGACAGTTTATTTGTTTTCACTTATCCAATGTTGTTCCTTGTTCCTTGGCTTAATTATTGTCTTTTTGGTTCTTATATCAGTTGTTCTTTGAGGACAGTACCCGTAACATACTAGCTGGAAAACGTGTGGGGCTTCACACTGTGCTGGTAAGTCATTGGAAATTTTGTCATGTAGCAGAAACTATTACTGGTAGTAGCATtttagtgtatatatataaacccTGCATCACCAAATTTGAGGCTCTATAACTCATTGATTGCTACATACAGATTGGTACATCACAAAGATGTAAGGGTGCAGATTATGCCTTGGAAAGCATTCACAACCTTAAGGAAGCTGTGCCACAACTATGGGAAGCTGATATAAAATCAGAAGTTGCATACCCTGCAAAGATTGCTGTGGAAACAACAGTCACAGCTTGAGATTGAACATGATGATGCATCAAATTATGTCCCTTCTTCTATATTGTTCATTTAATCAATTGAAATTTCACCACcatcaaaaaacaaaaaaaaaaacaaaaaaaacaaaagagagaGCAATGGGAATTCCCCAACTTCAGATGTAGTAGTTGTAGCTGATGTAGATGCTTTGTAAGATTCCAATAAATTAGTCATTAAAATAAGTCCTCGTTTTTGGCCTTACTATGTTAAGCATCTATAACTAAAATTGCCTTCCTCATTCACCAAAATTTCCTCAAGATTTCCCTTTCTTAAATTATTATGATTGTTATTGTTGGAGAGGGTGCAGCAAAGTAAGTAgcaaaatttgaataaaataaccttgtgaaatgaa harbors:
- the LOC137818095 gene encoding suppressor of disruption of TFIIS-like; translated protein: MEFEDRFRHQAQRPKYDCLLFDLDDTLYPLKSGIAEACLKNIKDYMVEKLGIHPSKIDDLSNLLYKNYGTTMAGLRAIGYDFDYDEYHSFVHGRLPYENLKPDPVLRNLLLSLPYRKLIFTNADKVHAAKALNRLGLEDCFEGIICFETLNPIHKSTVSDDEDDIEFVGSRTTTPTTTSNGPATSQIFNIIEHFAKPNPSTILPKTPIICKPSENAIELALKIADLKPQRTLFFEDSTRNILAGKRVGLHTVLIGTSQRCKGADYALESIHNLKEAVPQLWEADIKSEVAYPAKIAVETTVTA